In the genome of Silurus meridionalis isolate SWU-2019-XX chromosome 17, ASM1480568v1, whole genome shotgun sequence, the window GGAGAAATggagtagaatagaatagaaatcgGTGACGCCGGTGTTTGGACGAAACCTGCACATCAAACACGTTTCTGCTGTGTGCGTGTTTTTATTCGGTCCTCATAACTTCTGGATCTTTTCTGCCACTACGATGGGGTTCTCTTTGCGGATCTGAGCAGCTGCAGCCCCTCTGTAGTCGTACGGACAGTCGTGTTTGTCCGAGTAGCGGTGGATCGCGCAGAACAGGTTACCACAGCGACAGTCAAagcctggagagagagagagagagagagagagagtatgtgcaAGTGTAAGAGACAGataaagagtgagagaaggcaggagagagagacagaaaaagagagacagagaaaaaggaaaagcaggGAAGGGGTGAAAGAGTAACAGTAGAGTATGTATGAAGAGAAAGtgagaacaagaaagaaaaagcgagagagagagagagagagagagagagagagagagagagaacagcatTAAGAGTGTATGTGGTGAGAAAGACAGATGGACAAGGAAAAAGAAAGCAGGagagtgtttgtttgtgtgtgtgtgtgtgagagagagagagagagagagaaagaaagatgaatagagagagagacagagcaagAGATGGTTATAgtaaagagagatagaaaacaataaaaaaggaaaacaggagagagagagagagagagagagagagagagagagagagagagagagagagaacatggtGGTGTAAAATTAACCGCCAATAATTCgatttttgaaagacatttttatataatttttatccatttacagcTACAGTTATTGTTGGGGGAACGTCCATGAGACAAGTTCCTGATTCCACTTACATTAGAGTCGCTCACctgcctctttttttctctcttgaagttaataaaacacaaaaaagcagCTTGTTATAAAGAAGTCTAAAGTGTAACCTCTGCTCCAAAACCCGTGAGAaagcgctgacactggagactccttccatacatgtTACACGTTCATTTATGAGAAACCTGCGATACTCTTGGAGATGAATATTCTAGAACAGCAACAACACCCTCTGACCGAGCAGAATAtggaaattgtttatttttaataatgtactGGGAAGTGAAGATGTCAATGTTCCCACAGATGAAGATCCTGACACAGATGTGATAAGAAGatactcacaaaaaaaaataatgataaaaaaaaaacgttcccctgtttttatgtataaataaatgaatcaaccaataaataaaaggtATTAAGTACAAGAGTCCTTATTTTCTGCTTTAGAACTTACCTGTGAGTCCAACTTTTTTCCTGCAGGTGAAGCACCGGTTCTTCTTCTTGCTCTTGTCTGGAGTCTGATCTCCGTCTGAGGAGGCCTGTGCTGCCTCTGAGGCTGGACCTGAGaggggaaataaaaaatgaatgaaataaagaaacaaatgaagCCGAATCATGAAGTCgtgttaaatgaaattaataaatactgacCCGTGCTTTTGGACGATgcttcatcttcctcttcctcctcggGTTCTGCTGGGTCCGAGTCGGTTGCTGCTGTGTCCTGGGAGATGCTCATGGCCGTCATCTGCTGAGTGACTGGACCGGACGAGCTGCtataacatcacacacactttattaaccCATGACCACTTTGAAAAAACACGGCCTTCAGATCTGTGGATTTTTTTGGTCATCATTTGGAAACATTTCACAAGTTCACTAAAGTCAGTCGTTTACCTGCTGTCCTCCACTGGAGCCACCGTTTCTGAGACAGGGTTAGGGTCTGTCTCCACGCTTACAGCGGGGGCTCCTGAAGACCCAGATGGAGAGGTAGCACCTTAAagcggataaaaaaaaaaaaaaaaaaaaaggaaataacaataaacacacTTTACATGAGGACCAAACAAAGTTCCTCTCGCATTCTCTCTCTAGTACAGTACGATCACCTGATTGGATAAACATCTCTCATCTCGCCTTCACTCTGCTCACCTTTCTCCCCTGGGGGGCTGCTCCTGCCCCCCACCTGCTGCCTCTGAAGGTGCTCCTTATAGCAGACCGAGCACATGCCATTGTTTCGAGGGTTTCCGTAGAAGCCGCATCCTGTGGTGCAAAGCATCGGAACCTGCGTCTGATTCGTCTCCTGAGCCATCGCTCACTCTCTGAGGGGCAACAGAAAGGGGGGAGAGAGGGGGTTGGGGGAGAGGGGCAGGTCTG includes:
- the zgc:77486 gene encoding AN1-type zinc finger protein 5 isoform X2; the encoded protein is MAQETNQTQVPMLCTTGCGFYGNPRNNGMCSVCYKEHLQRQQVGGRSSPPGEKGATSPSGSSGAPAVSVETDPNPVSETVAPVEDSSSSGPVTQQMTAMSISQDTAATDSDPAEPEEEEEDEASSKSTGPASEAAQASSDGDQTPDKSKKKNRCFTCRKKVGLTGFDCRCGNLFCAIHRYSDKHDCPYDYRGAAAAQIRKENPIVVAEKIQKL
- the zgc:77486 gene encoding AN1-type zinc finger protein 5 isoform X1; translated protein: MAQETNQTQVPMLCTTGCGFYGNPRNNGMCSVCYKEHLQRQQVGGRSSPPGEKGATSPSGSSGAPAVSVETDPNPVSETVAPVEDSSSSSGPVTQQMTAMSISQDTAATDSDPAEPEEEEEDEASSKSTGPASEAAQASSDGDQTPDKSKKKNRCFTCRKKVGLTGFDCRCGNLFCAIHRYSDKHDCPYDYRGAAAAQIRKENPIVVAEKIQKL
- the zgc:77486 gene encoding AN1-type zinc finger protein 5 isoform X3, producing the protein MAQETNQTQVPMLCTTGCGFYGNPRNNGMCSVCYKEHLQRQQVGGRSSPPGEKGATSPSGSSGAPAVSVETDPNPVSETVAPVEDSSSSSGPVTQQMTAMSISQDTAATDSDPAEPEEEEEDEASSKSTGPASEAAQASSDGDQTPDKSKKKNRCFTCRKKVGLTERKKEAGERL